A genomic segment from Arcobacter acticola encodes:
- a CDS encoding type II toxin-antitoxin system VapC family toxin, with amino-acid sequence MQKTIIDSGPLIALFDRSDKYHLKVVEFLKSYNGKLITSWAVITEVSHMLDFNLNVQIDFLKWCEVGGVEVYDISQDEISNIRVMMEKYIDIPMDLADGTLMYISNKEKIKNIVSIDSDFDIYRTLKKQSLNNLLKN; translated from the coding sequence ATGCAAAAAACAATCATTGACAGCGGTCCGTTGATTGCACTTTTTGATAGGAGTGATAAGTATCATTTAAAAGTAGTTGAATTTTTAAAATCATACAATGGTAAATTAATCACTTCTTGGGCTGTTATAACAGAAGTTTCTCATATGCTTGATTTTAATCTTAATGTTCAAATTGATTTTTTAAAATGGTGTGAAGTTGGTGGAGTTGAAGTTTATGATATTTCACAAGATGAAATATCAAATATTAGGGTAATGATGGAAAAATATATTGATATTCCTATGGATTTAGCTGATGGAACTTTGATGTATATTTCAAATAAAGAAAAAATTAAAAATATAGTAAGTATTGATAGTGATTTCGATATTTACAGAACTTTGAAAAAACAGAGTTTAAATAATCTACTTAAAAATTAG
- a CDS encoding HlyD family secretion protein: MLKRIIVLLFLLAVSAAVYFYVIANKQSKVPEGFAVGNGRIETTQVDISSKLAGRLLNISVDEGSLIQKDELLASLDIKELNAKLQEVTAYKQQAIENKNYTLAIVQEKESALNLVKKNYDRANSLYKSKSIPLAEYQKNEAELQSAKAALSAAKSQVISADATINAAIAQMETIKVNIEDSKLYSPIKGRVLYKIAQNGEVVASGGKVLVVLDLMNTYMNIFLPTSQAGLVNIDSEARIVLDAVPNVTIPAHVTFVSPLAQFTPKEIETQAEREKLMFRVKVRIDATVLEKYFKEIKTGLPGIAYIKYDKNTPWPESLSTLPKRLSE; this comes from the coding sequence ATGTTGAAAAGAATAATAGTTTTACTTTTTTTGCTTGCAGTTTCTGCAGCTGTTTATTTTTATGTGATTGCAAATAAACAATCAAAAGTCCCTGAAGGATTTGCTGTTGGAAATGGTAGAATTGAAACTACTCAAGTTGATATTTCATCAAAATTAGCAGGAAGATTACTAAACATTAGTGTAGATGAAGGCTCTTTAATACAAAAAGATGAACTTTTAGCTTCTCTTGATATAAAAGAATTAAATGCAAAATTGCAAGAAGTTACAGCTTATAAACAACAAGCAATTGAAAATAAAAACTATACTTTAGCAATCGTTCAAGAAAAAGAAAGTGCATTAAACTTAGTGAAAAAAAATTATGATAGAGCAAATTCTTTATATAAAAGTAAAAGTATCCCTCTTGCTGAATATCAAAAAAATGAGGCAGAACTACAAAGCGCAAAAGCTGCTTTAAGTGCTGCTAAAAGTCAAGTAATAAGTGCTGATGCTACAATAAATGCAGCAATTGCTCAAATGGAAACTATAAAAGTAAATATAGAAGATTCAAAACTTTATTCACCTATAAAAGGAAGAGTTTTATATAAAATTGCTCAAAATGGTGAAGTAGTTGCAAGTGGTGGGAAGGTTTTAGTTGTTCTTGATTTAATGAATACCTATATGAATATTTTTCTTCCAACTTCCCAAGCAGGACTTGTAAATATTGATTCAGAAGCTAGGATTGTATTAGATGCTGTTCCAAATGTAACAATACCAGCTCATGTAACTTTTGTTTCACCCTTAGCTCAATTTACTCCAAAAGAGATAGAAACACAAGCAGAAAGAGAAAAACTGATGTTTAGAGTAAAAGTTAGAATTGATGCAACAGTTTTAGAAAAATATTTTAAAGAAATAAAAACCGGACTGCCAGGAATTGCATATATTAAATATGATAAAAATACGCCTTGGCCAGAATCTTTAAGTACTTTACCAAAAAGATTAAGTGAATAA
- a CDS encoding ribbon-helix-helix protein, CopG family translates to MLSIRLDENTQNQLNFLAQQKHISKSKIIKDALTYYFDMTKNESKEKTPYELGSEFFGKYSSGRDDLSTTYKQKIKDKINAKNNH, encoded by the coding sequence ATGTTATCTATAAGATTAGATGAAAATACTCAAAATCAACTCAATTTCTTAGCTCAACAAAAGCATATTTCAAAAAGTAAAATTATCAAAGATGCCTTAACATACTATTTTGATATGACAAAAAATGAATCAAAAGAAAAAACTCCTTATGAACTAGGAAGTGAATTTTTTGGTAAATATTCAAGTGGAAGAGATGATTTATCTACAACTTATAAACAAAAAATAAAAGATAAAATAAATGCAAAAAACAATCATTGA
- the htpG gene encoding molecular chaperone HtpG, producing the protein MAKHQFQTEVGQLLHLMTHSLYSNKEIFIRELVSNASDAIDKLNYLRLTDENLKDAYATWKGEVNISFDEADKSLTISDNGIGMNDEDLIASIGTIAKSGTKSFVEALTGDAKKDSNLIGQFGVGFYSVFMVADNIDVISKKAGSETAYKWSSNGTGEFDLVPCTKESSGTVIYIKLKDEEASEFASKYRIKNIVEKYSNHIAYPIFLNYKEEVTETLSEDDKKAGKEAAKSIEDKREKINEATALWMQAKAKLKEQEYNDFYKSISHDSTDPMLSIHTKVEGVSEYTTLFYIPKTAPMDMYRADFQPGVKLYVKRVFITDSEKELLPTYLRFVRGIIDSEDLPLNVSREILQENRVMANIKQSSVKKILSEIKKLSKDEEKYAEFIAQYIRPLKEGVYQDYTNKDAILELLRYKSTKTEAGKMTSLEAYKDRADSEQKAIYYIVGENEKVLKSSPLLESYKKNEIEVLILDDKEIDEIITPTMGAFKEWEFKDITACEPPKVEQNEEEKKEVEEKFKSIVEKIKDKLGDAVKEVKITTRLSESPSCVTKDAGDAQMAQMMQMMRAMGQEMPASAPILEINPDHEIVKKLNGCADDSTIEDVSWILLDQAKLSEGMDITDTVAFAQRLSRITAKAL; encoded by the coding sequence ATGGCAAAACATCAATTTCAAACAGAAGTAGGACAATTATTACACTTAATGACACACTCTTTATACTCAAATAAAGAGATTTTTATAAGAGAACTTGTATCAAATGCAAGTGATGCAATCGATAAATTAAACTATTTAAGACTTACAGATGAAAATTTAAAAGACGCTTATGCTACTTGGAAAGGTGAAGTTAATATCTCTTTTGATGAAGCTGATAAGTCTTTAACTATTTCAGATAATGGTATTGGTATGAATGATGAAGATTTAATTGCTTCTATTGGTACAATTGCAAAATCAGGTACAAAATCATTTGTTGAAGCACTAACAGGTGATGCTAAAAAAGATTCAAACCTTATTGGTCAATTCGGTGTTGGTTTTTACTCTGTATTTATGGTGGCTGATAACATAGATGTTATTTCTAAAAAAGCAGGCTCTGAAACAGCTTACAAATGGTCATCAAATGGTACAGGTGAATTTGATTTAGTACCTTGTACAAAAGAATCATCTGGAACTGTTATTTATATTAAATTAAAAGATGAAGAAGCTAGTGAATTTGCAAGTAAATATAGAATTAAAAATATTGTTGAAAAATATTCAAATCATATTGCATATCCAATCTTCTTAAACTATAAAGAAGAAGTTACTGAAACTTTAAGTGAAGATGATAAAAAAGCAGGAAAAGAAGCTGCTAAATCTATTGAAGATAAAAGAGAAAAAATAAATGAAGCAACAGCTTTATGGATGCAAGCAAAAGCTAAACTAAAAGAGCAAGAGTATAATGATTTTTATAAATCAATTTCTCATGATTCAACAGATCCAATGCTTTCAATTCATACAAAAGTAGAAGGTGTTAGTGAATATACGACACTATTTTATATTCCTAAAACAGCACCAATGGATATGTATAGAGCTGATTTCCAACCAGGTGTTAAGCTTTATGTTAAAAGAGTATTTATCACAGATTCTGAAAAAGAATTATTACCAACTTACTTAAGATTTGTAAGAGGTATTATTGATTCAGAAGATTTACCATTAAATGTATCTAGAGAGATTTTACAAGAAAATAGAGTAATGGCAAATATTAAACAATCATCTGTTAAGAAAATACTTTCAGAAATCAAAAAACTTTCTAAAGATGAAGAAAAATATGCAGAATTTATAGCTCAATATATCAGACCTTTAAAAGAGGGTGTTTACCAAGATTATACAAATAAAGATGCTATCTTAGAGTTATTAAGATACAAATCAACAAAAACTGAAGCTGGGAAAATGACTTCACTAGAAGCTTATAAAGATAGAGCTGATTCAGAGCAAAAAGCTATTTACTATATCGTTGGTGAAAATGAAAAAGTATTAAAAAGCTCTCCATTATTAGAATCTTATAAGAAAAATGAAATTGAAGTTTTAATCTTAGATGATAAAGAAATTGATGAGATTATAACTCCAACTATGGGTGCTTTTAAAGAATGGGAATTCAAAGATATTACAGCTTGTGAGCCTCCAAAAGTTGAACAAAACGAAGAAGAGAAAAAAGAAGTTGAAGAAAAATTCAAATCTATCGTTGAAAAAATTAAAGATAAATTAGGTGATGCAGTAAAAGAAGTAAAAATCACTACAAGATTAAGTGAATCTCCATCTTGTGTAACAAAAGATGCAGGTGATGCACAAATGGCTCAAATGATGCAAATGATGAGAGCAATGGGACAAGAAATGCCCGCATCAGCTCCAATTTTAGAAATCAATCCAGACCATGAAATCGTAAAAAAATTAAATGGTTGTGCAGATGATTCTACAATCGAAGATGTATCTTGGATTTTATTAGATCAAGCAAAATTATCTGAGGGTATGGATATTACAGATACTGTAGCTTTCGCACAAAGATTATCAAGAATCACAGCAAAAGCTCTTTAA
- a CDS encoding TetR/AcrR family transcriptional regulator, which translates to MIKEHILDIATSEFAILGYSALSMNNLAKKLEINKATIYYHFKDKKSLYNEVILSLIQLDKDEREAIANSTLEPKEKFKQYIKSLINTMGDNPNIIPLTLREMAGFDIGIESNISNNIENDIICMKKIVLQLNLKEKYKNTDFYQIKAMILGTIFTYYSMQKTPLELKNIKNLDKDNKKILNYIEEFISNILLDALCEN; encoded by the coding sequence ATGATAAAAGAACATATTTTAGATATTGCAACAAGTGAATTTGCTATTTTGGGTTATAGTGCTTTGAGTATGAATAATCTTGCTAAAAAACTAGAAATTAATAAAGCGACTATTTATTATCACTTTAAAGACAAAAAAAGTTTATACAATGAGGTTATACTTTCTCTTATTCAATTAGATAAAGATGAGAGAGAAGCCATAGCTAATAGTACTTTAGAACCTAAAGAAAAATTTAAACAATATATTAAATCATTAATTAATACTATGGGTGATAATCCTAATATAATTCCTTTAACTCTTCGAGAAATGGCAGGTTTTGATATAGGTATTGAAAGTAATATTTCAAATAATATTGAAAATGACATTATTTGTATGAAAAAAATTGTATTACAATTGAATCTAAAAGAAAAATACAAAAATACTGATTTTTATCAAATAAAAGCCATGATTCTTGGAACAATATTTACTTATTATTCAATGCAAAAAACACCTTTAGAATTAAAAAATATTAAAAATTTAGATAAAGATAATAAAAAAATATTAAATTATATTGAAGAATTTATTTCAAATATTTTATTAGATGCTTTATGTGAAAATTAG
- the rbbA gene encoding ribosome-associated ATPase/putative transporter RbbA, whose product MSDFVARINNLSHKYGNIIALENITLDIPAGKMIGFIGPDGVGKSTLLSIISGVKIIQIGEVEVLGDKIKDKNYRKHICTRIAYMPQGLGKNLYMTLSVYENIEFFARLFGQEKKERNERILQLLKSTGLLQFKDRPAGKLSGGMKQKLGLCCALIHDPDLLILDEPTTGIDPLSRREFWKLISSIKEKNENMSVLIATAYMEEAASFDTIIAMDDGKILLEGTLKELLGKTKCDNIDDAFIQLLPQEKRVGHKKLVVPVKNDYKDDYAIEAENLIMQFGDFIAVNNVNLKIKQGEIFGFLGSNGCGKTTTMKMLTGLLTPTSGKAKLFGEEVKDNSLQMKEKVGYMTQAFSLYNELTILENLELHAKLFHIKEDREERIEYLLEKFDLKDYKDNLAIDLPLGIKQRLSLATAVIHKPKMLILDEPTSGVDPISRDNFWELLIDLSRNDNVTIFISTHFMNEGARCDRISLMHQGKVLITNTPKELISLKNKDTLEEAFISYLEEAVGKTANEEKTEELSFNTSVQKSKNNSFFSLLRVIGYSYRESLELFRDKVRLTFALLGTVILMFVIGYGISLDVEDLKFAVLDQDKTPLSQSYIENIAGSRYFLEKESLDSFAQLDERMKKGEISLAFVIPPDFGKNLTKGYSEEIAVWIDGTFPFRAETIHGYVQGLHYNYIKRFYKENFGMNIISDVNILLRYRYNQDFKSIYSIVPAVIPMLLIFIPAILMALSVVREKELGSITNFYATPVTKLEFLLGKQLPYVFVSMISFFILVFFAVFIFDVPLKGSFFTLSFAALLYIICTTGIGLLMSSFAKTQIAALAGTAIFTLLPTVQFAGLKDPVSSLEGIGRLIGEAFPVTYFINISRGLFSKNVSFSDLHLEFFALSISTVVIIMLSLFVLKKQEK is encoded by the coding sequence ATGAGTGATTTTGTTGCTAGAATAAATAACCTTTCCCATAAATATGGAAATATTATAGCACTTGAAAATATTACTTTAGATATTCCAGCAGGTAAAATGATAGGATTCATTGGACCTGATGGAGTAGGAAAATCAACACTTCTTTCTATAATTTCAGGTGTGAAGATAATTCAAATAGGAGAGGTAGAAGTTTTAGGTGATAAAATAAAAGATAAAAACTACAGAAAACATATCTGTACAAGAATTGCATATATGCCACAAGGTTTAGGGAAGAACCTATATATGACTTTAAGTGTTTATGAAAATATAGAATTTTTTGCAAGACTCTTTGGACAAGAAAAAAAAGAAAGAAATGAAAGAATTCTTCAACTATTAAAAAGTACAGGTTTACTTCAATTCAAAGATAGACCAGCAGGGAAACTTTCAGGAGGAATGAAACAAAAACTAGGACTTTGTTGTGCTTTGATTCATGATCCTGATCTTTTGATTTTAGATGAACCAACTACAGGTATTGATCCTTTATCAAGAAGAGAATTTTGGAAACTAATATCTAGTATAAAAGAAAAAAATGAAAATATGAGTGTTTTAATAGCAACAGCTTATATGGAAGAGGCTGCTAGCTTTGACACTATTATTGCCATGGATGATGGGAAAATTCTTTTAGAAGGAACGTTAAAAGAGCTTTTAGGAAAAACAAAATGCGATAATATTGATGATGCTTTTATCCAACTTTTACCCCAAGAAAAAAGAGTAGGGCATAAAAAACTTGTAGTTCCTGTAAAAAATGATTATAAAGATGATTATGCAATTGAGGCTGAAAACCTAATTATGCAATTTGGTGATTTTATTGCAGTTAATAATGTAAATCTAAAAATAAAACAAGGTGAAATTTTTGGTTTCTTAGGCTCAAATGGTTGTGGAAAAACTACAACAATGAAAATGCTAACAGGACTACTAACCCCTACAAGTGGAAAAGCTAAACTTTTTGGAGAAGAAGTAAAAGATAATTCTTTGCAGATGAAAGAAAAAGTAGGATATATGACCCAAGCTTTTTCCCTATACAATGAATTAACTATTTTAGAAAACTTAGAATTACATGCAAAGCTTTTTCATATAAAAGAAGATAGAGAAGAAAGAATAGAATATCTTTTAGAAAAATTCGATTTAAAAGATTATAAAGACAATTTAGCAATAGATTTACCTTTGGGTATAAAACAAAGACTTTCTTTGGCAACAGCTGTTATTCACAAACCTAAAATGCTTATTTTAGATGAACCAACTTCAGGTGTTGATCCAATTTCTAGAGATAATTTTTGGGAACTTTTAATTGATTTATCAAGAAATGACAATGTAACTATTTTTATTTCTACTCACTTTATGAATGAAGGTGCAAGATGCGATAGAATTTCTTTGATGCACCAAGGAAAAGTTTTAATTACAAATACTCCCAAAGAGCTTATATCTTTAAAAAATAAAGATACATTAGAAGAGGCTTTTATCTCATATCTAGAAGAAGCTGTAGGAAAAACTGCAAATGAAGAAAAAACTGAAGAACTAAGTTTTAATACAAGTGTACAGAAAAGTAAAAACAATAGCTTTTTTTCTCTTCTAAGAGTTATTGGATATAGCTATCGTGAATCATTAGAACTATTTAGAGATAAAGTAAGACTTACTTTTGCACTACTTGGAACTGTTATTTTAATGTTTGTTATTGGATATGGAATAAGCTTAGATGTTGAAGATTTAAAATTTGCAGTTTTAGATCAAGATAAAACTCCTTTAAGTCAAAGTTATATAGAAAATATTGCAGGCTCGCGTTATTTTTTAGAAAAAGAATCTTTGGACTCTTTTGCGCAATTAGATGAAAGAATGAAAAAAGGCGAGATAAGTCTTGCATTTGTTATTCCTCCTGATTTTGGTAAGAATCTTACTAAAGGTTATTCTGAAGAAATAGCTGTTTGGATAGATGGTACTTTTCCTTTTCGAGCAGAGACAATTCATGGATATGTTCAAGGCTTGCATTATAATTATATAAAAAGATTTTATAAAGAAAATTTTGGAATGAATATAATCTCAGATGTAAATATTCTTTTAAGATATAGATATAACCAGGATTTTAAAAGTATTTATTCTATTGTTCCTGCTGTTATTCCTATGCTTTTGATTTTTATACCTGCAATTTTGATGGCGCTTAGTGTTGTGAGAGAAAAAGAGTTAGGTTCAATTACAAATTTTTATGCAACACCTGTTACTAAATTGGAGTTTTTATTAGGGAAACAATTGCCTTATGTATTTGTTAGTATGATTAGTTTTTTTATTCTTGTATTTTTTGCAGTATTTATATTTGATGTTCCTTTAAAAGGAAGTTTTTTTACTTTAAGTTTTGCAGCTTTACTCTATATTATTTGTACAACTGGAATTGGACTTCTAATGTCATCTTTTGCAAAAACACAAATAGCAGCCCTTGCTGGAACCGCAATTTTTACACTTTTACCAACAGTTCAATTTGCAGGATTAAAAGATCCTGTTAGTTCCTTAGAAGGAATAGGAAGACTAATAGGTGAAGCTTTTCCTGTAACATATTTTATAAATATAAGTAGAGGATTATTTAGTAAAAATGTTTCTTTTTCTGATTTACATCTTGAGTTTTTTGCTTTAAGTATTTCTACTGTTGTGATTATAATGTTAAGTTTATTTGTTTTAAAAAAACAGGAAAAATAA
- a CDS encoding ABC transporter permease, whose protein sequence is MMRTFLNIYNLSIKELKTLFYDKVMVLLVIYSFSFAIYIGGTQTSTELRNASIAFVDSDKSTLSTRIIDSFMKPRFNTPVMISYNDVNANLDSGYYTFIILIPADFEKDVLGGKSPDILANIDATRMTQAGIGSGYIQNIITQEVQTFLKGTYDNSVNPKIVSRYKYNPNLTSMWFGSINEIINNIVMISILLSGAALVREREHGTIEHLMVMPLRAFEIMLSKILSTCLVVLVCVSFSLLVVIELILKIPLSGSVPLYLLCTFLVLFATTSMGVFMGTIVKNMPQLGMIFILAILPLMLLSGSITPYESMPMILQELMKLMPTSHFVDLSQAILFKGAGLSIIWEKMLIIFIIGVVFFVSTLALFKRSLDSQN, encoded by the coding sequence ATGATGAGAACTTTTTTAAATATATATAATTTAAGTATAAAAGAGTTAAAAACACTTTTCTATGACAAGGTTATGGTTTTATTGGTAATTTACTCTTTTTCCTTTGCAATTTATATAGGAGGAACTCAAACCTCTACAGAACTTCGTAATGCCTCTATTGCTTTTGTAGATAGTGATAAATCAACTCTTTCTACTAGAATCATAGATTCCTTTATGAAGCCTAGATTTAATACTCCTGTTATGATTTCTTATAATGATGTTAATGCTAATTTAGATTCAGGATATTACACTTTTATTATCTTAATACCAGCAGATTTTGAAAAAGATGTACTAGGAGGAAAATCTCCTGATATTTTGGCAAATATAGATGCTACAAGAATGACACAAGCAGGAATTGGTTCAGGATATATTCAAAATATAATAACTCAAGAAGTTCAAACTTTTTTAAAAGGAACATATGATAATTCAGTTAATCCAAAAATTGTAAGTAGATATAAATATAATCCAAATCTTACTAGTATGTGGTTTGGTAGTATAAATGAAATTATAAATAATATTGTAATGATTTCTATTTTACTTTCAGGTGCTGCTCTTGTAAGAGAGAGGGAACATGGAACAATTGAACATCTTATGGTAATGCCTTTACGAGCTTTCGAAATTATGCTTTCAAAAATACTTTCTACTTGTTTAGTGGTTTTAGTTTGTGTATCTTTTAGTTTATTGGTTGTTATTGAGCTTATTTTGAAAATACCTTTGAGTGGTTCTGTTCCTTTGTATTTATTGTGTACTTTTTTAGTTTTATTTGCAACTACATCTATGGGAGTATTTATGGGAACAATTGTTAAAAATATGCCACAATTAGGAATGATATTTATTTTAGCTATTTTGCCTTTAATGCTACTTTCTGGAAGTATTACCCCCTATGAAAGTATGCCTATGATTTTACAAGAGCTTATGAAACTAATGCCTACAAGTCATTTTGTGGACTTATCTCAAGCAATTTTATTTAAAGGAGCAGGTCTTAGTATTATTTGGGAAAAGATGTTAATTATTTTTATTATTGGAGTAGTGTTTTTTGTTTCAACTTTGGCTCTTTTTAAAAGAAGTTTAGATTCACAAAACTAA